The Chitinophaga niabensis genomic interval AAAGCAATATAGGTGCTCATTCTTTTTAACCGCAGTATATTCACTGCATCCATGGCTGCTCCTGCTTCATTCTTACGCGCCAGTGCTTCTGCTTTATTGAGCAACACTTCTGCTACTGTAGGCCCCGACGGCGCATTCCTGCCATCGCTGAACATGGTATAACGGTATGTAGCCGGCTCCACTACACTAAATCTTCTGCCGCCATTCGGAATCATCAGGTTTTTATAACGCAGGTCATTCGCCTGATCATAAGATGCCAGCAAAGCAGCACTAGGTATGAACCACTGTGAACCATTATAGATATACCGTGTATAATAAAACTCAGACCAATACAGGAACTTAGCCGCCACCCAATCATTCAGTTCATTATAGTTTAAAGTAACGGCCGGGTTGGCATAGGTAATAGATCTGCCTGGGATCAATGTTTTATAATCCACCAGTTTGGCGGTTGTGGTGGCAAGCGCTTTATTCGCCTCCTCAATGCTCTTATCATAATCTCCTGTGAACAGATAGTACCTGCTCATAAATGCAGAGATCGCTTTTTGGCTTACCCGCCAGGCACGACGCGGATCAACATCATCGTATGCCGTTTTCTTTGCTTCTGCTATATCAGCGAGTATGAAATCATAGGTTTCCTTCAACGTGGCCCTTTTCAGAGAACCAGTATAATCAATGGTATTTTTGATAGGCAATCCCATGCTGTTCATATTAGCCTCCAGATAAGGCGCGCAATAATGATTCACCAGCACCCAATAGGAATAAGCCCGTATAAAATAAGCATCTGCTTTTACCCGGGCCCTTACTGCCTGATCTCCGGTTACATTCTCAATATTGGCAAGAATAAGATTAGCCGTGAAGATCTTCTTGAATTCGGCATTCCATAATGCATCGGCAGCCGCACCTACCAATCCATCCACACTGAAAACATAATATTGCATGTTATCAATAGTAAATGCACCAGGGTTCTTCTTATACAGATCTTTTGTTATTTCATTATCATCAGTAGAGTATACCGAAGTTATATCTGCCTCTTCATAAAAAATAGGCGCATTGTCCACCAAAGCTTCCAGCTGCGTAACAGTTTGAATGCTGGCCTGTTTCTTCGGTTCTTCTTCCAGGTATTTTTTACATCCGGCCAATAGGATGATCCCTGTAATTATATATAGCTTCATA includes:
- a CDS encoding RagB/SusD family nutrient uptake outer membrane protein yields the protein MKLYIITGIILLAGCKKYLEEEPKKQASIQTVTQLEALVDNAPIFYEEADITSVYSTDDNEITKDLYKKNPGAFTIDNMQYYVFSVDGLVGAAADALWNAEFKKIFTANLILANIENVTGDQAVRARVKADAYFIRAYSYWVLVNHYCAPYLEANMNSMGLPIKNTIDYTGSLKRATLKETYDFILADIAEAKKTAYDDVDPRRAWRVSQKAISAFMSRYYLFTGDYDKSIEEANKALATTTAKLVDYKTLIPGRSITYANPAVTLNYNELNDWVAAKFLYWSEFYYTRYIYNGSQWFIPSAALLASYDQANDLRYKNLMIPNGGRRFSVVEPATYRYTMFSDGRNAPSGPTVAEVLLNKAEALARKNEAGAAMDAVNILRLKRMSTYIALAATDKNDAIKKVLEERRREMPFVMRWYDIRRFSVNDHPADDIAVTRDFFNVSITGIDVNTPKTYTLDSKRYLLPLNGVEIDASKGQLTQNPY